In Brienomyrus brachyistius isolate T26 chromosome 19, BBRACH_0.4, whole genome shotgun sequence, one DNA window encodes the following:
- the mrps10 gene encoding probable 28S ribosomal protein S10, mitochondrial, whose protein sequence is MAASVGLVTGFRFLCRRLRLPKQEIRCAHASRSSGKCGTLLVAGIGQGAWGAAARLHTGSVFCSLPPAITVTDEADVLYRKVEVLVKGHDKAVLDSYEFFTTMAAQELGVTIGQVYEPKKKIERLTVLKSVHIHKKHRVQYEMRTHYKCIEFLRLTGSTAEVFLEYIQRNLPEGVAMEVTKTAIEKIPDHILEPLWNSTPQKEQSSQ, encoded by the exons ATGGCGGCCTCCGTCGGGCTAGTAACGGGATTTCGGTTCTTGTGTCGAAGACTGCGACTTCCAAAACAG GAAATTAGATGTGCGCATGCCAGTCGAAGTTCTGGGAAATGTGGGACTTTGCTTGTGGCGGGTATTGGACAGGGCGCCTGgggcgcagcagcacgcctgcACACGGGGAGCGTTTTCTGCTCTCTCCCCCCAGCT ATCACAGTCACAGACGAAGCAGATGTGCTGTATAGGAAAGTGGAGGTTCTTGTGAAGGGACATGACAAGGCGGTTCTGGACAGCTATGAGTTTTTCACCACCATGGCTGCTCAGGAGCTCGGGGTCACTATAGGTCAAGT ttatgaACCCAAAAAGAAGATAGAGAGACTGACCGTCCTTAAGTCTGTTCACatccacaagaagcacagggtgCAGTATGAGATGAGGACACACTACAAGTGTATAGAG tttTTACGGTTAACAGGTTCTACTGCAGAGGTGTTTCTAGAGTACATTCAGCGTAACCTGCCTGAAGGGGTTGCAATGGAGGTGACTAAG ACTGCAATAGAAAAGATCCCAGACCACATCCTGGAGCCACTGTGGAACTCCACCCCCCAGAAAGAACAATCCAGCCAATAA
- the si:ch211-51e12.7 gene encoding cleavage and polyadenylation specificity factor subunit 6 isoform X2, producing MDGDAEQAVESADPHPPSTQGSVLESRDRCNVETTASCPLPRGGRVKGHGREGRISRGSRGGRGLTMKRYAPSWRGRGRDNAVNGFGPGRRGLGRMRPYPELRGRRAGAAMGMSPHPPPPLPLPTPPMHVRGLHPPMNRPGGPLPPPRFPICRGPPPHLRDRGFPPGPPRHFCPRGVT from the exons ATGGATGGTGACGCAGAGCAGGCTGTGGAGTCCGCAGATCCCCATCCACCGTCCACGCAGGGGAGCGTATTGGAGAGTAGAGACAGGTGTAACGTCGAGACGACGGCATCCTGCCCTCTGCCTAGGGGAGGGAGGGTTAAAGGGCATGGTCGAGAGGGGCGGATAAGCAGAGGCAGCCGTGGTGGTCGGGGCTTAACGATGAAAAGATACGCCCCCTCCTGGCGAGGCAGAGGAAGGGACAACGCTGTGAATGGCTTTGGACCTGGAAG GCGAGGGCTAGGAAGGATGCGGCCGTACCCAGAGCTCCGGGGTCGACGGGCGGGGGCTGCCATGGGAATGAGTCCTCATCCCCCTCCCCCGCTCCCACTTCCCACCCCACCGATGCACGTGAGAGGGCTCCACCCACCCATGAACAG gccagggGGCCCTCTACCTCCTCCACGATTTCCTATCTGTCGGGGACCCCCCCCTCATCTCCGCGATCGGGGGTTTCCCCCAGGTCCACCTCGACATTTTTGCCCCAGAGG GGTGACATAG
- the si:ch211-51e12.7 gene encoding DAZ-associated protein 1 isoform X1 translates to MDGDAEQAVESADPHPPSTQGSVLESRDRCNVETTASCPLPRGGRVKGHGREGRISRGSRGGRGLTMKRYAPSWRGRGRDNAVNGFGPGRRGLGRMRPYPELRGRRAGAAMGMSPHPPPPLPLPTPPMHVRGLHPPMNRPGGPLPPPRFPICRGPPPHLRDRGFPPGPPRHFCPRGFHNGPTSPPHSPLGRGQRWPGPPGGRRY, encoded by the exons ATGGATGGTGACGCAGAGCAGGCTGTGGAGTCCGCAGATCCCCATCCACCGTCCACGCAGGGGAGCGTATTGGAGAGTAGAGACAGGTGTAACGTCGAGACGACGGCATCCTGCCCTCTGCCTAGGGGAGGGAGGGTTAAAGGGCATGGTCGAGAGGGGCGGATAAGCAGAGGCAGCCGTGGTGGTCGGGGCTTAACGATGAAAAGATACGCCCCCTCCTGGCGAGGCAGAGGAAGGGACAACGCTGTGAATGGCTTTGGACCTGGAAG GCGAGGGCTAGGAAGGATGCGGCCGTACCCAGAGCTCCGGGGTCGACGGGCGGGGGCTGCCATGGGAATGAGTCCTCATCCCCCTCCCCCGCTCCCACTTCCCACCCCACCGATGCACGTGAGAGGGCTCCACCCACCCATGAACAG gccagggGGCCCTCTACCTCCTCCACGATTTCCTATCTGTCGGGGACCCCCCCCTCATCTCCGCGATCGGGGGTTTCCCCCAGGTCCACCTCGACATTTTTGCCCCAGAGG CTTCCACAATGGACCAACCTCTCCACCTCACTCTCCTCTTGGCAGAGGCCAGCGCTGGCcggggccccctggtggccggCGCTATTAA
- the msgn1 gene encoding mesogenin-1, which translates to MENVSEDIAYLDTDIELVTSTILSSWDWRGPDKSFGTDADSPLCASSDTSFDSMCSSPEAPASSSDRRNLDFPYPQRNSGGCQEKPSKPKMSIKRRMKASEREKMRMRSLADALHQLRDYLPAGYSQRGQPLTKIQTLKYTIQYINELSDLLKAS; encoded by the coding sequence ATGGAGAACGTGTCCGAGGACATCGCCTACTTGGACACTGACATCGAATTGGTAACTTCCACAATCCTTTCCAGCTGGGACTGGAGGGGCCCGGACAAGTCTTTCGGTACCGATGCAGACTCGCCCCTATGCGCGTCTTCCGATACCTCTTTCGACTCCATGTGTTCCTCCCCGGAGGCGCCAGCAAGCTCCAGCGACCGGAGGAACCTAGATTTCCCGTATCCCCAGAGGAACAGCGGCGGCTGCCAGGAGAAGCCCTCTAAGCCGAAGATGTCCATTAAGCGCCGCATGAAGGCGAGCGAGCGGGAGAAGATGCGGATGCGAAGCCTGGCTGACGCGCTGCATCAGCTCCGCGACTACTTACCCGCTGGCTACAGTCAGAGGGGGCAACCCCTCACCAAAATCCAGACTCTGAAATACACGATTCAGTACATCAATGAACTTTCCGACCTCCTGAAAGCTTCGTAA
- the LOC125714982 gene encoding flap endonuclease GEN homolog 1 — translation MGVSELWSILEPVRESVPLYSLAGKTLAVDLSLWVCEAQSVKEMAGRVAKPHLRNLFFRVSAVTLMGIKLIFVMEGEAPKMKAETMHKRTALRFGTSRKSAPKAAQTSRSRFKFVLRECAEMLDCLGVPWVTAKGEAEAMCAFLDSSGSVDGCITNDGDVFLYGGQTVYRNFNINTKDPQVDCYKMERVRTELHLERETLVGLAILLGCDYVPKGIAGVGKELTLKLVQTLSGQTLLQKFRQWSDDEQEMPERRVKKVTHCPMCHHPGTAKAHEQHGCGLCGSTRFCEPKDYDYLCPCDWHRAELTRQSGTVESIVKRKALACKGFPFTEVIDEFLVPKDRHTENITRRKPNLVLMQNFALKKMEWPKHYTSEKVLVLMTYTEMMNIKCGRKTSSLIEPLRICKTRVRNGIASFEIIWKKPEHFLHPGDCPGELGDVVTTIEEESLFRSAYPGIVERFLNEKEAAEQNKQKQRKRQNGKRDGTHDGSDDVSEMFALMNLHGCSEGKIESATSKQSASPSSSESSDNSRSTKQGEAPPAGCSGLGTARGTLATEDSASRPPSFPGTVPPTVSSSPSEATIISELHLSEIDWDACSFSSSPQTPSGQRGATLPASLSLEEHSTGVLGHCGSPGGEPVNPSGVRNPNRPSAVSCSEDSLRNRVLMKNATGHQKVTADVVTRTQQTQGLRSIPSSGGNSAPSEPLLKVKHTAKVLQRAQTLPTPPGGNDDARKGTKSSLSGPEGTRITTQKYRFVRTKDNAGAGHCGNNRGKKTRAVKKSVCDSLCSSSDDSNAENVPVVRKKTTVKGKPGHGSPHGAHHRQRTGDCVTPHVTVKGTSDWDRGGCGLTEDGNRMVPSDLRDVTQSPSCPAGPGEGDDSVISLDSPLPLAERLKLRFI, via the exons ATGGGAGTGAGCGAATTGTGGTCTATCCTGGAGCCAGTGCGGGAGTCTGTGCCCCTGTATAGCCTAGCTGGGAAGACCCTGGCAGTGGATCTGAGTCTATGGGTCTGCGAAGCCCAGTCTGTAAAAGAGATGGCAGGGCGGGTAGCTAAACCCCATCTCCG AAATTTATTCTTCAGagtttcagctgtcacactaaTGGGCATTAAGCTCATTTTTGTCATGGAAGGAGAGGCCCCGAAAATGAAGGCAGAGACCATGCACAAGAGAACCGCCCTGAGGTTTGGCACTTCCCGGAAGTCAGCTCCCAAAGCGGCGCAGACCAGCAGATCCCGCTTTAAGTTTGTCCTCAGAGAG TGTGCTGAAATGCTGGACTGCTTGGGCGTCCCCTGGGTCACAGCTAAAGGCGAAGCAGAGGCCATGTGTGCTTTCCTGGATTCGTCCGGCTCTGTCGACGGCTGCATCACCAACGATGGTGACGTTTTCTTATATGGAGGACAGACAGTGTACAGGAACTTCAACATAAACACCAAG GACCCCCAAGTTGACTGTTATAAGATGGAGAGAGTAAggactgagctccacctggagCGAGAGACTCTTGTGGGTTTAGCTATACTACTGGGCTGTGACTACGTTCCTAAG GGAATAGCAGGGGTTGGAAAAGAACTGACTTTGAAGCTCGTACAGACTTTGAGCGGACAGACACTCCTACAGAA ATTCCGCCAGTGGAGTGATGACGAGCAGGAAATGCCAGAGAGACGTGTGAAAAAGGTCACCCACTGCCCCATGTGCCATCATCCAG GGACAGCGAAGGCTCACGAGCAGCACGGCTGTGGGCTCTGTGGAAGCACACGATTCTGCGAGCCCAAGGACTACGACTACTTGTGTCCATGTGACTGGCATCGTGCCGAGCTGACACGCCAGAGTGGTACCGTCGAGTCCATCGTTAAACG GAAGGCTTTAGCATGCAAGGGATTCCCTTTTACAGAG GTGATAGATGAGTTTCTAGTGCCTAAGGACAGACACACTGAGAATATTACAAGAAGGAAACCTAACCTGGTGCTGATGCAG aACTTTGCCCTGAAAAAAATGGAGTGGCCAAAGCACTACACCAGTGAGAAGGTGCTGGTGTTGATGACCTACACGGAAATGATGAACATCAAGTGTGGCAGGAAGACTTCCTCCCTGATAGAACCCCTGCG GATATGCAAGACGCGGGTGAGGAATGGGATCGCCAGCTTTGAAATAATATGGAAGAAACCAG AGCACTTCCTCCACCCCGGAGACTGCCCAGGCGAACTCGGGGATGTGGTGACGACAATCGAGGAGGAGTCCCTTTTCCGGTCTGCATATCCGGGCATCGTGGAGCGATTCCTGAACGAGAAAGAGGCAGCGGAGCAGAACAAGCAAAAAC AAAGGAAACGTCAAAATGGAAAGAGAGATGGCACACATGATGGGTCGGATGACGTCTCGGAGATGTTCGCACTGATGAATCTGCATGGCTGTTCAGAAGGGAAGATCGAGTCTGCCACCAGCAAGCAGAGTGCATCCCCATCTAGTAGCGAATCCTCTGACAATTCGCGGTCCACCAAACAAGGagaggcgccccctgcaggctgctCTGGCCTAGGTACTGCACGGGGAACTCTGGCCACAGAGGATTCAGCGTCCAGGCCTCCCTCGTTCCCCGGGACTGTGCCCCCTACAGTGTCGTCATCTCCATCTGAGGCGACGATCATCAGCGAGCTGCACTTGAGCGAGATTGACTGGGATGCCTGTTCTTTCAGCTCCTCTCCGCAGACTCCGAGCGGTCAGCGTGGGGCGACGCTCCCTGCAAGCCTCAGCCTGGAGGAACACTCCACTGGAGTCTTGGGGCACTGCGGGTCGCCTGGAGGGGAGCCTGTAAATCCATCTGGTGTAAGAAACCCAAATCGACCCTCTGCAGTCAGTTGTTCTGAGGATTCTCTGAGAAACCGAGTTTTAATGAAAAATGCCACAGGGCACCAAAAAGTGACTGCTGACGTGGTAACACGAACACAGCAGACCCAAGGCTTACGGTCCATTCCGAGCAGCGGTGGCAATTCCGCTCCATCAGAGCCGCTCCTTAAAGTAAAGCATACTGCCAAGGTTCTGCAGAGAGCCCAGACACTTCCCACGCCTCCTGGCGGCAATGACGATGCGAGGAAGGGCACAAAGAGTTCCCTTAGTGGCCCAGAAGGCACTCGCATAACGACTCAGAAATACAGATTCGTAAGAACGAAAGATAATGCTGGAGCAGGGCATTGTGGGAATAATAGAGGAAAGAAGACTCGGGCCGTGAAAAAAAGTGTGTGCGACAGCTTGTGTTCGTCAAGCGACGACAGCAATGCGGAGAATGTTCCGGTGGTCAGAAAGAAGACGACCGTGAAGGGGAAGCCTGGGCACGGATCCCCACATGGTGCACATCACCGACAGAGGACAGGGGACTGTGTCACACCTCATGTCACCGTGAAGGGAACCTCTGACTGGGATAGGGGGGGCTGTGGGCTTACCGAGGATGGGAACAGAATGGTACCTTCTGATCTCAGAGATGTTACTCAGAGCCCATCCTGTCCAGCAGGTCCCGGTGAGGGAGATGACTCAGTCATTTCTTTGGACAGCCCACTGCCTTTAGCAGAGAGGCTAAAACTCAGGTTCATTTAG